One genomic window of Bdellovibrionota bacterium includes the following:
- a CDS encoding DUF4388 domain-containing protein, which translates to MALKGTLKDFAVADIFQLIGQQQKSGSLYVRTTEKEAHIVFDQGKVVLATFRKSDEDFLLGTMLLRAGVISAEQLARAIENQKVTLRSIGDILKSDGAINARTLSEFVNLQLKEILFRIFQWKEGFYEFVAEQIQYNRAIIKPQAAEAVLMDGFRMLDEWPSVLERIGTLEAVFRPLEAPAGSEATLETTDEDVEPSFDLTDDESDGADKVKERGLSEEDRKVLAMLDGHRSLQEVIYTSRLGTFEASRVVAELLSRGRVAKVDQLAQTRIDTHLLRTRSKGTKEWLESSVRLLLFVFALALVLPILAFGIRSDWSARYALPEKAPGGLLEERASFDELARAMERNRLGESISVQYVEHGRFPMTLEGIAPGDFASHWNYTPFSDHYVLTEKRLAP; encoded by the coding sequence ATGGCGCTCAAGGGAACACTAAAAGATTTCGCCGTGGCCGACATCTTTCAATTGATCGGCCAGCAACAAAAATCGGGCTCGCTGTACGTGCGAACAACGGAAAAGGAAGCCCATATCGTCTTTGATCAGGGGAAAGTGGTTCTCGCAACGTTTCGTAAGAGCGATGAGGATTTCCTGCTGGGAACCATGCTGTTGCGCGCCGGCGTCATCAGCGCCGAACAACTGGCGCGGGCGATTGAAAATCAGAAAGTCACGTTGCGCAGCATCGGCGACATTCTGAAATCGGACGGAGCCATCAATGCCCGCACGTTAAGCGAATTCGTCAACCTGCAGCTTAAGGAGATTCTCTTCCGCATTTTTCAGTGGAAAGAAGGGTTTTACGAATTTGTGGCCGAGCAAATCCAGTACAATAGGGCGATCATCAAGCCGCAGGCCGCTGAAGCCGTGCTCATGGACGGTTTTCGAATGCTGGATGAGTGGCCGAGCGTTCTGGAACGAATCGGAACGCTGGAGGCGGTGTTTCGCCCGCTGGAGGCGCCCGCAGGATCAGAGGCAACACTGGAAACCACGGACGAGGACGTTGAACCCTCTTTTGATCTGACCGACGACGAAAGCGACGGTGCGGACAAAGTCAAAGAACGAGGCCTTTCTGAGGAAGACCGAAAAGTTCTGGCCATGCTGGACGGCCATCGTTCGCTTCAGGAAGTCATCTATACAAGTCGATTGGGCACGTTTGAAGCCTCTCGAGTCGTCGCCGAACTGCTCTCCCGGGGGAGGGTGGCCAAGGTCGATCAGCTCGCCCAAACGCGAATCGATACGCATCTTCTGCGGACCCGCTCGAAAGGAACCAAGGAGTGGCTTGAATCTTCGGTGCGGCTTCTCTTGTTCGTGTTCGCTCTGGCGCTCGTTCTGCCAATCCTGGCTTTCGGCATCCGTTCCGATTGGTCCGCACGCTATGCACTCCCCGAAAAAGCTCCTGGAGGCCTCTTGGAAGAACGCGCGTCGTTTGACGAACTCGCGCGCGCCATGGAACGAAATCGGCTCGGCGAATCGATATCCGTGCAATACGTGGAACATGGGCGATTTCCCATGACATTGGAGGGAATCGCCCCGGGGGATTTTGCTTCCCACTGGAATTACACACCGTTCAGCGATCATTACGTGTTGACCGAGAAACGGTTGGCTCCGTGA
- a CDS encoding PhoH family protein, whose protein sequence is MSETSVHLEDRNIARIVFGERDRHIEQIEKALKIQIQLRGTDLTIRGSAGACQAASKLVQELYSLAEHGYAIKPPDVEQALRILQNNPGQPLGDIFLTAVTTSTRNQAITPKTLMQKQYTESIQKNDVVFAWGPAGTGKTYLAMAMAVSFLLEREVDRIILTRPAVEAGEKLGFLPGDLAEKVNPYLRPLYDALHDMMEFEKAEKLVERGVIEVAPLAFMRGRTLNHSFVILDEAQNTTSEQMKMFLTRLGFDSKAVITGDITQIDLPNGKTSGLVEAIGILRSIDGIGFVEFSDRDIVRHPLVQKIISAYDKAGTPRG, encoded by the coding sequence GTGAGCGAGACATCGGTCCACCTGGAGGACAGGAATATCGCGCGCATCGTCTTCGGCGAACGCGACCGGCACATCGAACAGATCGAAAAAGCACTGAAGATTCAGATTCAGCTCCGTGGCACGGATCTCACGATCCGAGGTTCCGCCGGCGCCTGCCAGGCCGCCAGCAAGCTGGTGCAGGAACTCTATTCGTTGGCCGAGCATGGATACGCCATCAAGCCCCCGGACGTGGAACAAGCTCTGCGCATCCTTCAAAACAATCCGGGCCAGCCCCTGGGCGATATTTTTCTCACCGCCGTCACGACCTCCACGCGCAATCAGGCCATCACCCCTAAGACGCTGATGCAGAAGCAGTACACCGAATCGATTCAGAAAAACGACGTCGTGTTTGCGTGGGGCCCGGCGGGCACCGGAAAGACCTACCTCGCCATGGCGATGGCGGTTTCTTTCCTACTTGAGCGCGAAGTCGATCGGATCATTCTCACCCGACCGGCCGTGGAAGCCGGAGAAAAGCTCGGATTTCTCCCCGGCGATCTTGCGGAAAAGGTCAATCCGTACCTTCGCCCGCTTTACGACGCACTTCATGACATGATGGAATTTGAAAAGGCGGAAAAATTAGTCGAACGCGGCGTGATTGAAGTCGCCCCACTCGCTTTTATGCGAGGCCGGACGCTGAATCACTCCTTCGTTATTTTGGACGAAGCGCAGAATACGACGTCGGAACAAATGAAGATGTTTCTGACGCGGCTCGGATTCGATTCCAAGGCCGTCATCACGGGGGACATCACTCAGATTGATCTGCCCAACGGCAAAACCTCCGGATTGGTGGAGGCGATCGGGATCCTCCGGTCCATCGACGGGATCGGCTTCGTCGAATTTTCAGACCGGGACATCGTCCGCCATCCGCTCGTTCAAAAGATCATCAGCGCTTACGACAAAGCGGGGACACCCCGAGGATAA